The following is a genomic window from Nitrosomonas communis.
TACCCTAGACTATCCTGCCCTGCTCAGCTAATTTGCCATTATAAAAAAGACATGAAGACCTATAGTATATTTATTTTTCGGAAAATTTATGGACTGGCTTGATCTTCCTGCTGCTAATGCTGCACGTGGCATCATTCAACTGCCAGGTTCCAAAAGCATCTCTAATCGTATCCTTTTACTTGCAGCACTAGCAAACGGTAAAACCCTGGTTCAGAATCTGCTGATTTCCGATGATACAGCACAAATGCTGAAGGCACTTGAAACGCTCGGAGTTAAAATCAATCAAATTAATAAAAATGATTACAGCGTGGAAGGTATTGAAGGGAAATTCCCAGTCAAACAAGCTGATTTATTTCTAGGTAATGCTGGTACTGCTTTTCGTCCTCTCGTGGCGGTGCTTGCGATAATGGGAGGGCATTATCGATTATCTGGCGTAGCCCGCATGCATGAACGCCCTATTGCGGATTTAGTAAATGCTCTACGTCAATTAAATGCCAATATTGCTTATCTTGGAAATGAAGGTTTTCCTCCCTTAGAGATTAAGCCTGCTAAAATACAAACCAAAGCCATTTCAATCAAAGGAGATGTTTCGAGTCAATTTCTCAGCGGACTCCTGATGGCGTTACCCTTAACCAGTAAAACTACCACAATTATGGTTAATGGCATACTTATTTCAAGACCTTATGTTGAACTTACTCTGGCTCAAATGGCACGATTTGGTGTCCAAGTCATACAAGAAAATTGGCAACAATTTACAGTAACTGCCCCACAAGCATACAAGAGTCCAGGTGAAATAATTGTAGAAGGAGATGCTTCCTCAGCATCCTATTTTTTGGCTGCTGGAGCGATTGGTGGCGGACCCGTGCGCGTGGAAGGTGTAGGTACAGAGAGTTTGCAGGGCGATATTCATTTTGCTGATGCGTTAGAAAAAATGGGCGCTTATATCACAAAAGGAAAAAATTGGATTGAGTCTTCTTCGCCAATTAGTGACACTTCTCGTCAGTCTCTGCAAGCTATTGATCTTGATTGCAATCATATCCCCGATGCAGCCATGACATTAGCCACAACGGCCTTGTTTGCAAAAGGAACGACTACACTCAGAAATATTGCGAGTTGGCGGGTCAAGGAAACTGACCGTATTTCAGCAATGGCAAAGGAATTGCGTAAAGTTGGCGCTCTGGTTGAGGAAGGCAAGGATTTTATACGGATTACACCACCTGCTACCGCATTAACTCCTCATGCAATCATCGATACATACGATGATCATCGGATGGCGATGTGTTTTTCTCTTGTATCGCTAGGTGTCCCTCTACGCATCAATGATCCGGGTTGTGTCGCTAAAACCTTCCCAGATTATTTTGAAAAATTTGCGATGATTGTGCATTCCTGACACTACGAGTTCTCATATTTTTACTCAAGAGGTTTTTATGGAAAGTCACATTATTCCAGTCATTACTATTGATGGTCCTTCAGCTTCTGGAAAAGGTACAGTCGCACAAATGGTTGCTCAAAAACTTGCTTACCATTATCTTGACAGTGGCGCACTTTATCGTCTAGTGGCGTTGGTAGCAATACGATCAAATACTGATTGTGCGAATGAGTCGGACATAGCAGATATTGCTTCACATTTAAATGCAACTTTCGATGGCTCGTCTATTCTATTAAATGGAGAAGATGTCTCAGATGCTATACGTAGCGAACAATGCAGTAAACTGGCCTCTATAATTGCTGGCCAACCCGCAGTAAGAGCAGCATTACTGCAGCGCCAATGTGCATTTCGCCAATCACCTGGATTAGTAACAGATGGCAGAGATATGGGATCAGCTGTGTTTCCAGATGCTTCCCTTAAAATTTTTCTTACTGCCAGTGCAGAAGAGCGAGCACGACGACGCTATAAGCAGTTGATAGAGAAAGGAATAAATGCTAACATGCAATCCATATTGCAGGATATTTATGAACGCGATACGCGTGATAGCAATCGCGATATTTCTCCTCTAAAGCAACAAGTAGATACAAAATTGTTAGATACAACTTTTCTCAGTATTGAGGAGGCTGTTAATGAAGTACTGCGGTTGCATAATGCGGCCTGCAAGAATTAAATTTAATGAGAAGAGGTTTTATTTTTTAAATAAAACTATATTTTATAATTCAAGTAATTTTTGATTAACTTTTAACTAACTCACCATCTCATTTATGGGATGAAATTAAAATCGGGTATTTTTCTATAATGACTATTGCTTCCAACGTAACCCCTTCCTCAGAAAATTTTGCCAAACTCTTCGAAGAAAGCCTTACACGTAAAGAAATGCGTGTAGGTGAGGTCATCACCGCAGAAGTTGTGCGAATTGACTATAATTTTGTAGTGGTCAATGCAGGCCTCAAATCCGAAAGTTATATTCCTATTGAGGAATTTAAAAATGACAGAGGCGAGATTGAAGTTAAGGTAGGAGATTTTGTCAGTGTTGCTATTGATGCGCTCGAGGACGGTTTTGGTGAAACGCGCTTGTCCAGAGATAAAGCTAGACGATTAAATGCTTGGCATGACCTGGAAGAAGCTATGGAAAAAGGCACCATAGTAAATGGCATGGTCAATGGTAAGGTAAAGGGTGGATTAACTGCCATGGTCAACGGTATTCGTGCTTTCTTACCTGGTTCATTAGTAGATATCCGACCCGTCAAGGACACTACTCCTTATGAAAATAAGGAAATGGAATTCAAAGTCATTAAGCTCGACCGTAAACGCAATAATGTTGTTATATCTCGACGCGCGGTGCTAGAAGAAACTCAAGGAGCGGATCGAGAATCTCTATTGGCAAACTTGCAAGAAGGCGCTATTGTGCATGGTATTGTTAAAAATATTACTGATTATGGTGCGTTTGTTGACCTAGGCGGAATAGACGGACTCCTTCATATCACAGATTTAGCTTGGCGTCGTGTAAAACATCCTTCAGAGATCATTAATGTTGGCGACGAAGTGGCAGCCAAGGTGCTTAAATTTGATCAAGAAAAAAACCGTGTTTCCTTAGGCATGAAGCAATTAACCGAGGATCCATGGGTGGGTCTCTCAAGACGCTATCCTCCAGGCACACGCCTCTTTGGTAAAGTAACTAATCTCACAGACTACGGTGCCTTTGTAGAAATTGAACAAGGAATTGAAGGTTTAGTGCATGTTTCTGAAATGGATTGGACCAACAAAAATGTCTATCCTTCCAAAATAGTACAATTAGGTGATGAAGTTGAGGTCATGATTATTGAGATAGACGAGGAGCGCCGTCGTATCTCTCTTGGAATGAAACAATGCAAACCTAATCCTTGGGAAGAATTCGCAATGAGCCATGAAAAAGGTGATAAGGTCAAGGGTCAAATAAAATCTATCACTGATTTTGGGGTATTCATCGGCTTACCGGGCAATATTGACGGCCTAGTTCATTTATCTGATCTTTCCTGGACTCAGCCAGGTGAAGAAGCCATACTAAATTATAAAAAAGGTGATGAGGTAGAAGCCGTTGTATTATCGATTGATGTTGAGAAAGAACGTATTTCCCTGGGAATAAAACAGTTAGAAGGAGATCCTTTTACTATATTTGTTGCAGCACACGATAAAAATAGTATTGTCAAGGGCACTGTAAAATCAATCGATGCCAAAGGTGCAGTCATCGCTTTAACTGAAGAAGTTGAAGGTTATTTGCGTTCTTCTGAAGTATCTCGTGACAAAATTGAAGATATACGGACTCAGCTCAAAGAGGGGGATCAGATTGAAGCGATGGTCATCAATATTGATCGTAAGAATCGTAATATCAATCTTTCCATAAAAGCAAAAGATCAATATGAAGAAAATAGTGCATTACAGATGGTCACCACTAAAACTCCTGCCAGTACAGGTACTACTAATCTGGGAGCATTG
Proteins encoded in this region:
- the aroA gene encoding 3-phosphoshikimate 1-carboxyvinyltransferase produces the protein MDWLDLPAANAARGIIQLPGSKSISNRILLLAALANGKTLVQNLLISDDTAQMLKALETLGVKINQINKNDYSVEGIEGKFPVKQADLFLGNAGTAFRPLVAVLAIMGGHYRLSGVARMHERPIADLVNALRQLNANIAYLGNEGFPPLEIKPAKIQTKAISIKGDVSSQFLSGLLMALPLTSKTTTIMVNGILISRPYVELTLAQMARFGVQVIQENWQQFTVTAPQAYKSPGEIIVEGDASSASYFLAAGAIGGGPVRVEGVGTESLQGDIHFADALEKMGAYITKGKNWIESSSPISDTSRQSLQAIDLDCNHIPDAAMTLATTALFAKGTTTLRNIASWRVKETDRISAMAKELRKVGALVEEGKDFIRITPPATALTPHAIIDTYDDHRMAMCFSLVSLGVPLRINDPGCVAKTFPDYFEKFAMIVHS
- the cmk gene encoding (d)CMP kinase, which encodes MESHIIPVITIDGPSASGKGTVAQMVAQKLAYHYLDSGALYRLVALVAIRSNTDCANESDIADIASHLNATFDGSSILLNGEDVSDAIRSEQCSKLASIIAGQPAVRAALLQRQCAFRQSPGLVTDGRDMGSAVFPDASLKIFLTASAEERARRRYKQLIEKGINANMQSILQDIYERDTRDSNRDISPLKQQVDTKLLDTTFLSIEEAVNEVLRLHNAACKN
- the rpsA gene encoding 30S ribosomal protein S1 — translated: MTIASNVTPSSENFAKLFEESLTRKEMRVGEVITAEVVRIDYNFVVVNAGLKSESYIPIEEFKNDRGEIEVKVGDFVSVAIDALEDGFGETRLSRDKARRLNAWHDLEEAMEKGTIVNGMVNGKVKGGLTAMVNGIRAFLPGSLVDIRPVKDTTPYENKEMEFKVIKLDRKRNNVVISRRAVLEETQGADRESLLANLQEGAIVHGIVKNITDYGAFVDLGGIDGLLHITDLAWRRVKHPSEIINVGDEVAAKVLKFDQEKNRVSLGMKQLTEDPWVGLSRRYPPGTRLFGKVTNLTDYGAFVEIEQGIEGLVHVSEMDWTNKNVYPSKIVQLGDEVEVMIIEIDEERRRISLGMKQCKPNPWEEFAMSHEKGDKVKGQIKSITDFGVFIGLPGNIDGLVHLSDLSWTQPGEEAILNYKKGDEVEAVVLSIDVEKERISLGIKQLEGDPFTIFVAAHDKNSIVKGTVKSIDAKGAVIALTEEVEGYLRSSEVSRDKIEDIRTQLKEGDQIEAMVINIDRKNRNINLSIKAKDQYEENSALQMVTTKTPASTGTTNLGALLKAKMDSKNSEEQ